The Vagococcus penaei genome includes the window TTACCAACGCTTAAATGGTTCAAAATATCTTTTAGCGAAAGCGTGGGATAATCGAATTGGGACAGCTGTTTCACTAAAAGTACTTGAAAACTTAGCTAAAGATGGACATCCCAATATTTTATTTGCTGGTAGTAATGTCCAAGAAGAAGTTGGCTTAAGAGGCGCTCGTACAAGTACACATTTAGTGAATCCAGATATTGCTTTAGCTCTTGATACAGGTACAGCTGGTGATACACCGGGAATGACACCGAAAGAAGCAGATTCTGTTTTAGGAAAAGGCCCACAAATCATTGTTTTCGATGCGTCAATGATTCCGCATAAAAAATTACGTGATTTTGTGATTAGCGTTGCTGAAGAGTTAGAGATTCCTTTCCAATATACTGTTATTACTGGTGGGGGAACAGACGCAGGTATGCAACACATTACACGTGATGGAGTACCAGCATTAGCAATTACAGTTGCGACACGTTATTTACATTCACATACATCGATTATCCATGAAGATGATTATCTGAATACAGTCAAATTAGTAACTGAAGTTGTAAAACGCTTAGATGCTGATAAAGTGGCTGAATTAAAAAATTATTAATAGTTAATTAATCATGGCTCGATTGTCTAATTTTTTGTAGAAACATCGAGCCTATTGCTTAGTTGACAGTACATCTTAAAAAGACAAAAATGTGTGTCAGCTAGCTTTAAAAAATAAAAATGCTTGTTTTTTGCTCGTTTTAAGTGGATTTAATTGTGAATTTTACGCAATCAAAGTAAAGTAGAGGTAGAGATAGTTTCAGAAAGGAGTAGACATCAAATGAATGTGACAGTATTAGGTTATTGGGGAGGCTTTCCCTATAAAAATGATGGTACCACATCTTACTTAATTGAATCAGACGGTTTTTCTTTGTTACTTGATGCTGGTAGTAGTACATTAATTCAATTAGAAAAAGTTTTAGATCCGTCCACACTAGATGCTGTGATAATTAGTCATTATCATCACGACCATATTGCTGACTTGGGGGTATTACAATATTACCGACAGTTAATGCCAAAAACAGCACTCCCAGAATTACCGATTTACGGACATACGCTAGATGATTGGCACTTCTCACAACTAACGATGCCTGGTATTTCAAAAGGTATTGGTTATCATGAAGATGACACGTTAGAAGTTGGTCCTTTCAGTATTACATTTATTAAGACGGTTCATCCAGTTGTCTGCT containing:
- a CDS encoding M42 family metallopeptidase; the encoded protein is MLQEKDELFLKELTDANGVPGNEDQVRAIFKKYAEPYADKIVYDGLGGINARHIGDKEGPKVLIAGHMDEVGFMVTKITEKGFIEFQTLGGWWGQVMLAQQVTITTGSGKEIHGVIGSKPPHVLSQEARKQPYDIKDMFIDIGATSAEEASAWGIKPGDMVTPFINYQRLNGSKYLLAKAWDNRIGTAVSLKVLENLAKDGHPNILFAGSNVQEEVGLRGARTSTHLVNPDIALALDTGTAGDTPGMTPKEADSVLGKGPQIIVFDASMIPHKKLRDFVISVAEELEIPFQYTVITGGGTDAGMQHITRDGVPALAITVATRYLHSHTSIIHEDDYLNTVKLVTEVVKRLDADKVAELKNY
- a CDS encoding MBL fold metallo-hydrolase translates to MNVTVLGYWGGFPYKNDGTTSYLIESDGFSLLLDAGSSTLIQLEKVLDPSTLDAVIISHYHHDHIADLGVLQYYRQLMPKTALPELPIYGHTLDDWHFSQLTMPGISKGIGYHEDDTLEVGPFSITFIKTVHPVVCYAMRIVEKATGKIFVFTGDTGYFDELSAFCQDADLLITDTYFLEGHEHHPAHLTSKETGLIAKEANVKHLVLSHLRQDIDLELLKQQTCDYLANEQVDVQLAKTHLKISL